One Streptomyces coeruleorubidus DNA segment encodes these proteins:
- a CDS encoding GMC family oxidoreductase N-terminal domain-containing protein, translating into MPQDAYDYDVIVVGSGFGGSVTALRLTEKGYKVGVLEAGRRFTRESLPKNSWDLKNYLWAPKLGMYGIQRIHLLGNVMVLAGAGVGGGSLNYANTLYVPPKPFFEDPQWRDITDWQEELKPYYDQARRMLGVRLNPTMTPSDVHLKAAAERMGCGDSFHLAPVGVFFGDGEDADGTVKAKPGQEVPDPYFGGAGPARRACAECGECMTGCRHGAKNTLNENYLYLAEKAGAVVHPLTTVVSVTEDSRGGYAVATLPTDDRRKAKGRTYRARQVVLAAGTYGTQTLLHRMKAGGQLPYLSDKLGGLTRTNSEALVGAQTDDRRYRKAHGAPKADFTRGVAITSSIHPDENTHIEPVRYGKGSNSMGSLSILQVPYAGNDSGTSRVLGFLAHAAKHPLLVLRSLSNRRWSERTIIGLVMQSLDNSLTTYLKPSGVGRGLLTARQGHGAPNPKQIKAATQSASALAAEINGFAGSNVGELMGTPLTAHFLGGCPIGDSRETGVIDPYHRLYGHPGISVVDGAAVSANLGVNPSLTITAQAERAMSFWPNKGEPDPRPRQGAAYERLQPVEPKSPAVPAEAFGALRLPFLGMPAVPPKN; encoded by the coding sequence GTGCCTCAGGACGCTTACGACTACGACGTCATCGTGGTCGGTTCCGGCTTCGGCGGCTCGGTGACCGCCCTGCGCCTGACGGAAAAGGGCTACAAGGTCGGTGTCCTGGAGGCCGGCCGCCGCTTCACCCGCGAGTCCCTCCCGAAGAACTCCTGGGACCTCAAGAACTACCTCTGGGCGCCAAAACTCGGCATGTACGGCATCCAGCGCATCCACCTCCTGGGCAACGTCATGGTCCTGGCGGGAGCGGGCGTGGGCGGCGGCTCCCTCAACTACGCCAACACCCTCTACGTCCCGCCCAAGCCGTTCTTCGAGGACCCGCAGTGGCGGGACATCACCGACTGGCAGGAGGAGCTGAAGCCGTACTACGACCAGGCCCGGCGCATGCTCGGCGTCCGGCTGAACCCGACCATGACCCCGTCCGACGTGCACCTGAAGGCCGCGGCGGAGCGCATGGGCTGCGGCGACTCCTTCCACCTCGCACCGGTCGGCGTCTTCTTCGGCGACGGCGAGGACGCCGACGGCACGGTGAAGGCCAAGCCGGGCCAGGAGGTGCCCGACCCGTACTTCGGCGGGGCGGGACCGGCCCGCAGGGCCTGCGCGGAGTGCGGCGAGTGCATGACCGGCTGCCGCCACGGCGCGAAGAACACCCTCAACGAGAACTACCTGTACCTCGCCGAGAAGGCCGGCGCGGTCGTGCACCCCCTGACGACGGTCGTCTCGGTCACCGAGGACTCGCGCGGCGGGTACGCGGTCGCCACCCTGCCCACCGACGACCGCCGCAAGGCCAAGGGCCGGACCTACAGGGCCCGCCAGGTCGTCCTCGCCGCCGGCACGTACGGCACCCAGACGCTGCTGCACCGCATGAAGGCCGGCGGACAGCTGCCGTACCTGTCGGACAAGCTGGGTGGACTGACCCGCACCAACTCCGAGGCACTGGTCGGCGCCCAGACCGACGACCGGCGCTACCGCAAGGCGCACGGCGCGCCGAAGGCCGACTTCACGCGGGGCGTGGCCATCACGTCCTCGATCCACCCGGACGAGAACACCCACATCGAGCCGGTCCGCTACGGCAAGGGCTCCAACTCGATGGGCAGCCTGTCGATCCTCCAGGTCCCGTACGCCGGGAACGACTCGGGAACCTCGCGGGTCCTGGGCTTCCTCGCCCACGCGGCGAAGCACCCCTTGCTGGTGCTGCGCTCCCTGTCAAACCGCCGCTGGTCGGAGCGCACCATCATCGGCCTGGTGATGCAGTCGCTGGACAACTCCCTGACGACGTACCTGAAACCGTCGGGTGTCGGCCGTGGCCTGCTCACCGCCCGCCAGGGCCACGGTGCCCCCAACCCGAAGCAGATCAAGGCGGCCACACAGAGCGCGTCGGCACTCGCCGCCGAGATCAACGGCTTCGCGGGATCGAACGTCGGCGAACTGATGGGCACCCCGCTCACCGCCCACTTCCTGGGCGGCTGCCCGATCGGCGACTCCCGCGAAACCGGCGTGATCGACCCGTACCACCGCCTCTACGGCCACCCCGGCATCTCGGTCGTCGACGGCGCCGCGGTCTCCGCCAACCTGGGCGTCAACCCGTCCCTCACCATCACCGCCCAGGCCGAGCGGGCGATGTCGTTCTGGCCCAACAAGGGTGAGCCCGACCCGCGCCCGAGGCAGGGCGCGGCCTACGAACGTCTCCAGCCGGTCGAGCCGAAGTCCCCGGCGGTCCCGGCGGAGGCGTTCGGTGCGCTGCGGCTGCCGTTCCTGGGCATGCCGGCCGTGCCGCCGAAGAACTGA
- a CDS encoding pyridoxamine 5'-phosphate oxidase family protein, with protein MGGFATAEPDLAGTVEKRFGAYTHHVLATLRKDGSPRTSGLEVRFLNGELWLGMMPDSLKALDLRRDPRFALQANPGEGTGMGGGDVRISGRAIEVDDVETKAGYVEEVEPPEPFHLFRTELTEVVRTYVEDDKYLVVQVWKPGEPLRTIKRT; from the coding sequence CTGGGAGGCTTCGCCACCGCCGAACCGGATCTGGCCGGCACCGTCGAGAAGCGCTTCGGCGCCTACACCCATCATGTCCTCGCCACCCTCCGGAAGGACGGCTCGCCCCGCACCAGTGGCCTGGAGGTGCGGTTCCTGAACGGCGAACTGTGGCTCGGCATGATGCCCGACTCGCTCAAGGCGCTCGACCTGCGCCGCGACCCGCGCTTCGCGCTCCAGGCGAACCCCGGGGAGGGCACCGGCATGGGCGGCGGCGACGTCCGGATCAGCGGCCGGGCGATCGAGGTCGACGACGTGGAGACGAAGGCCGGATACGTCGAAGAGGTGGAACCGCCGGAGCCGTTCCACCTCTTCCGCACCGAGCTCACGGAGGTCGTACGGACCTACGTCGAGGACGACAAATACCTCGTCGTCCAGGTCTGGAAGCCCGGCGAGCCGCTGCGCACGATCAAGCGCACGTAG
- a CDS encoding chorismate mutase codes for MPLRGTPRRQGAPMNATDVTGARTPEAAGVITGARERIDALDDRIIGLIQERAAVSAVIQEARISSGGRRVNLSREMEVLGRYRQELGKPGTALAMTLLELCRGRI; via the coding sequence TTGCCGCTCCGGGGCACCCCTCGACGACAAGGAGCCCCCATGAACGCCACCGACGTGACCGGTGCCCGTACTCCCGAGGCCGCCGGCGTGATCACCGGCGCGCGTGAGCGCATCGACGCGCTGGACGACCGGATCATCGGCCTGATCCAGGAACGGGCGGCCGTCTCCGCCGTCATCCAGGAGGCCCGGATCTCCTCCGGCGGCCGGCGCGTGAACCTCTCCCGCGAGATGGAGGTCCTCGGCCGCTACCGTCAGGAGCTGGGCAAACCGGGCACGGCCCTCGCGATGACCCTGCTGGAGCTGTGCCGCGGCAGGATCTGA
- a CDS encoding LAETG motif-containing sortase-dependent surface protein, giving the protein MKLRRAMAAAAATAVIAPVALLAAPAAYATDETTPTPSPSVSESTPETSPTPSTSVSESAPETSPSPSTSVSESAPETSPSPSTSVSESAPEPSTSAPEESETPDPEPSVCEDTKVDVTITGLPGKIAAGSGWHKFSLNVANNSDSTLNDLGFFAGASADKDWEELFSSKKVQLQAWDPQDKIWFDLNEGGYAAGYVGYTDELKPDYQVNIPLRLNVKPSAPVGAGFSLGATIYGDDDDECTGFGEISYKFQIVSAGTDTDGTKPTEGGKAPVTDEKPSGNTPEVTGSLAETGSSSALPVISLVGGAAVVAGAGAIFVVRRRKAGAQA; this is encoded by the coding sequence ATGAAGCTTCGCCGCGCAATGGCAGCAGCGGCCGCAACGGCGGTCATAGCCCCGGTGGCACTGCTCGCGGCACCGGCCGCGTACGCGACCGACGAAACGACTCCCACCCCGAGCCCGTCCGTGAGCGAGTCCACTCCCGAGACGTCGCCGACGCCCAGCACCTCCGTGAGCGAGTCCGCTCCGGAGACGTCGCCCTCGCCGAGCACCTCCGTGAGCGAGTCCGCCCCGGAGACGTCGCCCTCGCCGAGCACCTCCGTGAGCGAGTCCGCCCCGGAGCCGAGCACGTCGGCGCCCGAGGAGTCCGAGACCCCGGACCCCGAGCCCTCCGTGTGCGAGGACACCAAGGTCGACGTGACCATCACCGGCCTGCCCGGCAAGATCGCCGCGGGCAGCGGCTGGCACAAGTTCTCGCTGAACGTGGCCAACAACTCCGACTCCACGCTCAACGACCTCGGCTTCTTCGCCGGGGCCTCCGCCGACAAGGACTGGGAGGAGCTGTTCTCCAGCAAGAAGGTTCAGCTCCAGGCCTGGGACCCCCAGGACAAGATCTGGTTCGACCTCAACGAGGGCGGCTACGCGGCCGGCTACGTCGGCTACACCGACGAGCTGAAGCCCGACTACCAGGTCAACATCCCGCTGCGCCTCAACGTCAAGCCGTCCGCCCCGGTCGGTGCCGGGTTCTCGCTCGGCGCGACGATCTACGGGGACGACGACGACGAGTGCACCGGCTTCGGTGAGATCTCGTACAAGTTCCAGATCGTCTCCGCCGGTACGGACACCGACGGCACGAAGCCGACCGAAGGCGGCAAGGCGCCCGTCACCGACGAGAAGCCCAGCGGCAACACGCCGGAGGTCACCGGCAGCCTCGCCGAGACCGGCTCCAGCTCCGCCCTGCCGGTGATCAGCCTCGTCGGCGGTGCCGCGGTCGTCGCCGGTGCCGGTGCGATCTTCGTGGTGCGTCGCCGTAAGGCCGGCGCCCAGGCGTAA
- the guaA gene encoding glutamine-hydrolyzing GMP synthase, translating into MSSATPAASATDTVLVVDFGAQYAQLIARRVREARVYSEIVPSTMPVAEMLARNPAAIILSGGPSSVYEEGAPSLDREIFEAGVPVFGMCYGFQLMARTLGGTVDNTGAREYGRTDLHVSKSSSTLFEGTPAEQAVWMSHGDACSAAPEGFSVTASTDVVPVAAFENDEKKLYGVQYHPEVMHSTHGQQVLEHFLYRGAGLTPSWTTGSVIEEQVAAIREQVGDRRAICGLSGGVDSAVAAALVQKAIGSQLTCVYVDHGLMRKGETEQVEKDFVAATGVQLKVVDAEERFLKALAGVSDPEEKRKIIGREFIRVFEQAQAEIIADEGPAVEFLVQGTLYPDVVESGGGTGTANIKSHHNVGGLPEDLEFQLIEPLRKLFKDEVRMVGQELGLPDEIVQRQPFPGPGLGIRIVGEVTKERLDLLREADAIAREELTAAGLDRDIWQCPVVLLADVRSVGVQGDGRTYGHPIVLRPVSSEDAMTADWSRLPYDVLARISTRITNEVRDVNRVVLDVTSKPPGTIEWE; encoded by the coding sequence GTGTCATCAGCGACTCCCGCTGCCAGCGCCACCGACACCGTCCTGGTCGTCGACTTCGGCGCGCAGTACGCCCAGCTCATCGCCCGTCGTGTCCGCGAGGCGCGGGTCTACAGCGAGATCGTGCCGAGCACCATGCCGGTCGCCGAGATGCTCGCCAGGAACCCCGCGGCGATCATCCTCTCGGGCGGCCCCTCGTCGGTGTACGAGGAGGGTGCCCCGAGCCTGGACCGCGAGATCTTCGAGGCCGGCGTCCCCGTCTTCGGCATGTGCTACGGCTTCCAGCTGATGGCGCGGACCCTCGGCGGCACCGTCGACAACACCGGAGCCCGCGAGTACGGCCGCACCGACCTGCACGTCTCCAAGTCGTCCTCCACCCTCTTCGAGGGCACGCCCGCCGAGCAGGCCGTCTGGATGTCGCACGGCGACGCCTGCTCCGCCGCTCCCGAGGGCTTCTCCGTCACGGCCTCCACGGACGTCGTGCCGGTCGCCGCGTTCGAGAACGACGAGAAGAAGCTGTACGGCGTCCAGTACCACCCCGAGGTGATGCACTCCACGCACGGGCAGCAGGTGCTGGAGCACTTCCTGTACCGGGGCGCGGGGCTGACCCCGTCCTGGACCACGGGCAGCGTGATCGAGGAGCAGGTCGCCGCGATCCGTGAGCAGGTCGGCGACAGGCGCGCCATCTGCGGGCTGTCCGGCGGCGTGGACTCCGCCGTCGCCGCCGCCCTCGTCCAGAAGGCCATCGGCTCCCAGCTGACCTGCGTGTACGTCGACCACGGCCTGATGCGCAAGGGCGAGACCGAGCAGGTCGAGAAGGACTTCGTCGCCGCGACCGGCGTGCAGCTGAAGGTCGTGGACGCCGAGGAGCGGTTCCTCAAGGCGCTCGCCGGGGTCTCCGACCCCGAGGAGAAGCGGAAGATCATCGGCCGCGAGTTCATCCGCGTCTTCGAGCAGGCCCAGGCCGAGATCATCGCTGACGAGGGCCCGGCGGTGGAGTTCCTCGTCCAGGGCACCCTCTACCCGGACGTGGTGGAGTCCGGCGGCGGCACCGGCACCGCCAACATCAAGTCCCACCACAACGTGGGCGGCCTGCCCGAGGACCTCGAGTTCCAGCTGATCGAGCCGCTGCGCAAGCTCTTCAAGGACGAGGTCCGCATGGTCGGCCAGGAGCTCGGCCTGCCGGACGAGATCGTCCAGCGCCAGCCGTTCCCCGGCCCCGGCCTCGGCATCCGTATCGTCGGCGAGGTCACCAAGGAGCGCCTGGACCTGCTGCGCGAGGCCGACGCCATCGCCCGCGAGGAGCTCACGGCGGCCGGCCTCGACCGGGACATCTGGCAGTGCCCGGTGGTCCTGCTCGCGGACGTCCGCAGCGTCGGCGTCCAGGGCGACGGCCGTACGTACGGCCACCCGATCGTCCTGAGGCCCGTCTCCTCCGAGGACGCGATGACCGCCGACTGGTCGCGCCTGCCGTACGACGTCCTCGCGAGGATCTCGACCCGGATCACCAACGAGGTGCGTGACGTCAACCGCGTCGTCCTCGACGTGACCTCGAAGCCGCCGGGGACCATCGAGTGGGAGTGA